In Dryobates pubescens isolate bDryPub1 chromosome 16, bDryPub1.pri, whole genome shotgun sequence, the sequence TCACAGCataggtctctgtctctctataGGGGATTTTATCCCTAGCTAAGGTAAGTACTTATACCTCTTAGCATCTTAGAGCTAGCTcacatccaagcccctgcacCAGCTGGGGAGTTTGTATCAAGGAGTTTAGAAAGTGACCTACATGGAGTTCTGGAAAGTGGAAAACTCCTCAGCTTGAGACCCGAAGACCAGGTAGCCAAACTGGGCATAGGCAAAGAAGATGATGAAGAAGATGATGGAAAATCCAAGGATGCCTTTGGCACAGCGAGATAAGGTGCAGGACAGCTGTGCCATGGTCTTGTTGAAGTTTAtgtatttcagtatctgcaagagaacagcacagggacagctgTGAGTGGGGGATGGAAATGCACTGCAGCACCCTAGCAGGCTTTCGGGAGCGTGGTCTGTAACGGTGCTCCACAGCTTAGGGCATGCCTACAGGGAAGCTGCctggtgtggggctggaaggaaggaagctgcctggtgtggggctggaaggaaggaagctggcctggtgtggggctggaaggaaggaagctggcctggtgtggggctggaaggaaggaagctgcctggtgtggggctggaaggaaggaagctgcctggtgtggggctggaaggaaggaagctggcctggtgtggggctggaaggaaggaagctgcctggtgtggggctggaaggaaggaagctgcctggtgtggggctggaaggaaggaagctggcctggtgtggggctggaaggaaggaagctggcCTGGGTGTGCTTCTGGAGCGATGAATACTCTGCAGGACAAATACACTGATGTGctacagccagcagtgtgtggagtgctctgtgctgggtgctggttaTGTGTTATCAGCTCCAGCAGATATGGCCAAGGGGACTGCAAGCCACAGCACCCTCCTGCACCTCAGGATTCCCTGACTGCCTGACTTGGTAAGGAGCTCTCCTTTACTTTGGGCCTGGCACAAGGCCTGAACAAAAGCCTTGTTCCATGACAATTGTTGATGATAACCACGGGTCTGCTGCTGCATTAACAATcctcaggctgaggggaggatgATGCAGAAGGAGCATGCAGCTGGGGTACAGAAGGGCTGTTAAGGAGGAAGACACAGAAGTGCTGAACAGCCAGGGCTCCCAaacagcctcctcctgcagcctccactCAGAGGTGGAGGAAGGCCAGAAGCCTGTTTATGGTCAAAGGAGATGACCTTGCATGATAGCTTATGTCCAGGTATTTGGGTGTGAGTGTAGAGcctgactgctgctggcagctgtgagCACCTTCCTTTCAGACACCTTTTGCCTTCCTCTAAAGTTAAAAAGCAGCTACTGATTTCATAGCTGTGGCTGCAAAAGCTGCCAAGAGCTTCACTTACTGCAGCTATTCCTTCTGCTGGGTGATTCTGGTGTAGGGAAGCACTGAGTTTGAGGAGGCTGCGTGGCCATGGTAATTTCCCAGCTTCCCCACTCCCCAGTTTTTTCTTTAGATGGGCTTGGAATTTGCATGAGCCTTGTTTATGAAGAGGAGGGAGCTCTAAACTCTTCTGGAATCTTATAAACAGAATTCTCCCTTCTAGCCCCACCTTTGGCAGTTCAGCCACAGAAAGGTAAAAGCCATGCTAAGAAACTCTGCTTCATGAGTACAGCTAAAGGGAGTGAGAGCCAATACCTTTATCCAAGCCAAGAAGAGAGTGACAGCAATTGTGTTGTTGTAGAGGACTTGGCAGAATGCAAGGAAGTAGAAGTCTGGGTACACCTGGGGATcagacagcagctcctccagcagcagggacacttgGCCAGTGCGGTAGATATTGAAGGCAATGGCAAGGATGGAGACCTGAGGGGAAGCAGAGACAGGGAGACTGGAGTCCAGCTGCCTGGCCTCTCTTCAGGCTGCCACTGTGCCCAGGAAAGACTGCTGATGGCAAAAGGCCCTTGTTAGGCTTGGAGAACCTCAGCTCTttggagcacagaatcacagcaacattcaggttggaaaagacccttggggtCACCAAGTCTAATCCAGAACCTGACTCTGCAAAGCTCACCcccaaaccatatccctaagcaccacatccaaaccaccagggctggtgacccaaccacctccctgggcagcagtgcctgaCTAGATGCTTTGTCATAGACTGTGTCAATGAGACTACCCTCGCTACAGGCTGCGTAGCTGTCCTGGGACAGCTCTGGCCTTGAGCTATGTACCACGCTGCAGACCTTCCAATCTTACTGCTTTAGCTCTGCTAGAGCTTTCCTGCTCTGCAAAGACAAAGGCTAAAGCACACGAGGTGGACAATGAGTAGAAAGGATGTGGAGCTGCACTGGGCTGAGAGCCAGGCTAGGTAAGAGTTCAGGTGTGCTGCCCCATGGTGAGCTCTGTGGCCTCTTCAGTGTAGAAGAGCAGGTGGGTGACTGACTGAAAAGATGCTGGCTGGCTATCCAGTGCTAGCCTAGGCTAGGCTGGCAAGCACAGAGGTGAAAGTCAAAGGGTagctcaccagcagcagcagcaaatccaGCCAGTTCCAGGCACTTCTGAAGTATTTCCCTTTCAGGTTTGTCATTTTTCCAGCTTCCTGGATGATGAATATACAGACCAAGAGGCAACAGGAGAGTTCACAAGAAGCCAGGAAGTAATCATAATAGGTGGTGTATCTGAGGAGCTTCACAGAGTAGAAGTGTGAAGAGGTGAGAGCACCCCCACTGGCAgggaactccaccaccaacctgcAAACAGAAAGGGGGCTGGTGTCAGTGACCATCCCTTTACATCCTCTCACTCCTGGGTTTTGCAGTACTAATTATTACAACGTTAATAATACCTTAATGGAACTCCTACAGCTACAAGATCTTCATGTAAGGGCCAAGTGCCCCAAGGAAGCCTATTACATGGTAGGGAAAGttgaagagagaaagggaagctcTTGGGATAGCCAAGCTATGGTGTTTGGTTAGAGGGCTCAGAGGAGCAAATTCTCACcctgccctgagtctccttcctcTACTAACTGACACCAGGATAATTCAGTCTTTGAGCACTGCAAAATGCTGTGAGCTCTGTTCCAacagggagcagccagcagctgctgtgcagaccAGATACAAGCTATTAAAGAatgaagagaggaaggagctgggtctgctgcctgcactgagcTTCTGCATTTTTCATGAGTTACTGTCTTGCCAGCTGGTACCTGAGAAAGGTGGCTGCATAGTCCTGAGCTCACCAGCCCTCCTTGTGTCCTGATGGAAGCATCATGCCTCAGTGAACTGGAGTTCACACACAGTCAAGGTAAGAACTCACCTGATTATACAGAAGAGGTTTACATTTGCATTGTATGTTGAGAAGTCAATAAACACCACCCTGGTTCCCCTGGtgagccagctgtgctgcctgagaaACTCCAACTTCTTGAGACTCCCCTGCTTTGACCTAGGTAGAGTGAACTTGTATCCTCCACTGCTGtacacagccacagccccccagtACCAAagggatgaggaggctgaggagtaTTTCCACCTGTCAGaaatgggaaaacaaagcagctcaGGGTGAGGAAGCTGGATTCAAGTTGGCTTTGATTTTATATGGCCCCTGTTAGCTCTCCTTGTCTTCTGCACCCCTAGCTGACCAGTGAAGCCTTTGAGTAACACCTGTGCTCAGTACATGCCAAACACACGGCCTTGAAATATTCCCACTCCTTTTGCTGAGCTGCTCAGTGCATTcacaagccagcagctgcttctgaatCTGGACTTCACCCAGTTCATCACCTTAAAACCCTTACAGATGGAAGGAGTCTCCAGTTTGCACAGTTCCTTGGCTCTGTGGCATGCTCAtgacttagaatcacagaatcaataaggttggcaaagacctcagagatcataagTCCAACCTCCAGCCTTCCTTGACTGCGTTCAGTCAGTGCTAAG encodes:
- the PKD2L2 gene encoding polycystic kidney disease 2-like 2 protein, translated to MKRRHSRRLVPKTTQRELAIYIVFLVALCTLTLGMVSSDMYYLHKVMSQAFVEPSSSEGNRTGFRSIGSKDDFWRFAEGPLLDGLYWDKWYTNRTFPLQHNSSHIYYENLLLGAAQIRQLKVHHNSCSIHPSFRVLLDTCYSKYRYGAEDSSDFGPGNAPEWKYSSASSSLWYWGAVAVYSSGGYKFTLPRSKQGSLKKLEFLRQHSWLTRGTRVVFIDFSTYNANVNLFCIIRLVVEFPASGGALTSSHFYSVKLLRYTTYYDYFLASCELSCCLLVCIFIIQEAGKMTNLKGKYFRSAWNWLDLLLLLVSILAIAFNIYRTGQVSLLLEELLSDPQVYPDFYFLAFCQVLYNNTIAVTLFLAWIKILKYINFNKTMAQLSCTLSRCAKGILGFSIIFFIIFFAYAQFGYLVFGSQAEEFSTFQNSIFTQFRMVLGDLKFETIEAADRILGPFYFITFVFFVFFILLSMFLAIISDTYAAVRAEFAVMPRQEFQMKECFRQALVKLKLKKPERAASATDENWAR